caaatactGATTTATTAACAATAATAGActactaatttaatattttcatctcctattatttaaaattatttatctacttatataataatttaaatttaaagtatttttgaaataatattatttttaatttagttaatttttattgtttatcacgtgtcacaactaagtgaaaatcattgattacaaatatttattttttaatagtaatagattattttttttattttcaactcctattatttaaaactacttatctacttatataataatttataatttaaatataaagtacttttgaaataataatattcttaatttagttaacttttattgttaattatcacgtgtcacaactaagtgaaaaccaattggttaactacataattttatttaaaatataggctatcttcttaaaaataaaatatgctaattaataaaatttaaattaattttatttattttaaatatagacgcattcatgaaaatgtaaagaaattaaatttaatataatgatcaattttaaatatattttttattcaaatatatctgatacatttttccttatcatatactgtccttatcatgtgcacctcaaacacaggatatgataagagtatatcttgctcttatcctatcctgttgctatcatgttcacatatcatattctATCCTAACCACCAAACGGAGcctaaggtagcgtttggtgacggaacggaacaggacagaacagaacggaacggaacaaaacaggatggaacaggacaataatgttctatgtgttgtgtttggtaactccaagtcaatagaacagaaccatgattttaattacatatataaccctgcatgtttaatatttgattgaggaaaacaaattgaactcaattgaacattttgcatagaaaccgtttgttattgcttacttcatgaaataatcacttatttctttaaaataatcacttatatattgtttaagttgtttcagtatgctattgaaaaaagcagaaacctaattatctatttaagctattttaagtgcgtttatttagattaaaaatattcatttttaactataatttttttaagagattttgagaaaagcataaattgattcgtgttcgactactctaattaaaatcacttttttttatctcccctcatctatcatcatagattttcattataagctaaagtaactgtttcaaataatttgttttcagcttcagttaaaacaacacaaaaagtgatttctccaaaataagttgaattaaacgcattctaattggctcgtttatggcttacaaaaactgattttacttttgaaaaaataattgattttattttaattaatttgattcgtgtttgattactctaattaaaatcacttttttttatctcctctcatctatcatcataggttttcatgataagctaaagtaattgttttaaataatcaaataatttgttttcagcttcagctgaaacaaacacaaaaagtgatttttttattaaaaagtgatttttccaaaataagttgaatcaaacgcactctaattgactcgtttatcattgcttacaaaaagtgattttacttttgaaaaaaataattgattttattttaagtgatttttttgaaaaagtagatttttatttaactttgtctacaaatataataagtgctttcaattttataagtgattttaaactgtttagatacataaaatttcaaatataaattaggggtatttttgaacttgcataagttttaagagagtgttctgttccgttcccttccgttccaccattttccagggaaccaaagtgtcctGTTCATGGAGCCTTTTGTCtcgttccgttccatcttaaaaacacgACAAACACAGGACGGAATGCATGTGTCCTGTTCAGTTCTcttcccacctgtctaccaaacgctacctaagaTTTAGAAGGGAAAAAAGTGAAATGAGTAGTGAAATGATAAGTGATGTAATAGAAAGTAacagagagatagaaagaaaaataaggtGAAAATGATTTGTAAGAGAGAGAGGAAGTGTGAGTATATCATCACTCACTCATTTGTACTACCTACCAGATATAAAAAGCTCGTGATTAATGATCATCTATCTATTCTAGAAAGTAGTGATAACAATTTTTGGGTCAAATAGTGATGACAATTAGCTAGTCTCATGAATGTAATCCCAGCCATACTTTCAGCTGCGGGGCATGGATATCTGTTTTCTACTCAAACATGAGCCCAACTCCGATTTGGGCCTCTAGTCCCCTTTCTCATAAATCCGATTATAggttataattataattatacttCATAAGTTAGGAacttgacccaaaaaaaaggaCCCAACAAAATAGAGGGAAGTAATGACTAATGAGTGTATATGCATGGAtgcaattgaatttttttaccgtaaatatttaaatttgaatgaTCGAACTAGATGAAATAAATACCAATTACAATTAGCTAAAGTTTAATTAAAGGTCACTTATATAAAATGGTTTTGTTGTCTTTGCATATTCAACTCCAATTGCCAATCCAAAGCAAAATCATGAATGCAGTTATGATGAATTGTCTAAGAGCAGAAAAAGCTTTCCATATTCCAAAACTTCCAATGATAAGCCGTAGCAGTTACAGAAACCCATCGTTTTCTTCCATTCACCATCATATTAAttagtataaatatataattccAACCAAAAAGAGCTTTTCATCACCAATCTCTTACCATTTCCCTAATCACCAAAAAAAGCACTACTTATCTGAGATGGCTCTGACACAAGGAGGGTTAGTGTTCTTGTTGCTCTGCTACCTCGTTTTAGTTGGAACAGCAACAAGGGACTTGGTAATGAAGaagcaaaacaaaaaacaagacCTACTGTCTCTGTCTGCGAGGCTTCAAACGAGTGGTGGGGGCGAGGTTGATTGCTGGGGCTCGATGTGGGAGTTGAGATCATGCTCCAATGAGATTGTGGCTTTCTTCATCAACGGTGAGGCAGACATTGGCCCTGATTGCTGCGACGCCGTATCGGTGATAACGCGTAATTGCTGGCCTGCGATGCTCACTTCATTGGGTTTCTCTGCGGAAGAAGGTTACGTTTTGcaaggttactgtgatgctgctGCTTCAAATCCTGCATTGGCCCCTCATGGAGCTTCGAGCTCCATTATTATTACCACTTAATAAGATATTTCATTCAAGTTATAGTGTAGAAGTACTGATTAGAAGGCTTTTGTGATTTCGGATATGTTCACGCTTTCTCTTATGAAAATAAAGCATTTTGCTTAGCTAAATTCTAATTTCTTTCTGTGGCAATCGTTATGTTATGCTGTGGATATCTGAAACATGAACCTTGCTTATTTTGCTAATTAAATATCAGCGTGCTCATCCTTAATTAACATATTGGACAGCAAGGACTAAGGAACAGGGTGAACTACTCAGCATTAACAATTGAATACGGCGCCAACAAATGGCTTGCTTGTGATTTGGGAGAGGGTGGCTCATGTAGGAATGATATAATAGGGGCtgattttatgaagatatgaAGGTCATCTGGGATATTGATTTAGGGTTTTGGATGTAAGATTCAGGGAAGAAGATGGAAGAAGAGTATAAAGCAGGAAGAGAATGATTAGAtgtgattaaaaaaatttagagggactaaaatcaagtCTCGGTTCAACATACCCTACCACGTTGAAAGGCCACTCACATAATGACCCGACAAAATCAAGTCGTGTCACTGACCAGCAAACAATATATCTGGTATTCCTACCCTGAGAGGCGAAAGCGACCAAGAGATATCCTCTACTCGTTGCGCATGAACAAAGCTGACATCGCCATGCTAACAAACAAACCGAGCCATGAAAGATAAAACACCACAATGCTACATAATTACTTGGctaatgcttataaaaaaaaaaaactagactTGGCTAATTGAAGCGCTTGACTAAACTTCAAACCAAAAGCATGTGTTGAAGACAAGAGCCACAACTTCTTCAAAACTTCCATCGCTCAAACTATGTCAAGCAATAAGATGTTCAAGAACATTCTTCACGCTAGAGGTCACTAGCACCATATGTATGCAATCTTCGCTGTCCATCTTCCCTAACACGTGGGCAGGCACAAGAGATCGAAGGGTTAAACACATTAATGCGAATGCGAGATCAACTCCACTTTAACCCCTATCGTCGTAGATTAAGGAATCTCCACTGCCTATGACTCTGCCACTAAGGCAATCTAAGGGCAATTCAAGCCCCAAAGCACGCTACGCACGCTTGAGATAACAAACGACATGGACGACGTGACATAGAAACCCTTTAATCGTAGCCTCCTTATGGGATTGAGGTGAATACTATTGTGTATACTTTCATCGAAGTTTAAATTATCTACTCTTTTCTTCCCTCAGTAACTTGTAGGTACTGACGAGACCCTAGCATCTTGATGAAAATGTTGCCTAAAACGAAGTGAAGTCTAGAACCACTGTTTATCAATCATTTTAAGTCATCACAATTGTTAATAATGATTACCTACTTTAAAAAGTCAATAAATCAACTCAATGAATAGTTGTAATAACTTATGACTTACTTTAGAGAAGTCAGaacctcattttttttatagtgtGAGATTCGAATCATAActcttgtgaatgaaaaaaaaactcattagtCAACCTCCTTCCACTTAAGTGTTCTAATCGTCGAACGAGAGATTAGTTTCACAATTATTGCCGGTGAAAATATCTTGCTAAAAACacgaaaataataataataagtcaAAACTATTGGTGTCTGAGGCTCCGAGCCTCCACATTTTCAGGTTCTTTTCAGCTCCTCACTTTCACTGTTACACTCATCAACCCTTCATTTGCTCCAATAAATGGAGAAAACCCAAGGGTCATGCAATAATTATTTGACGGTATGGCCTCAGGCTTTTATACATGCCACCACTACTACGACTATTATACTACATTcattccttattaactgttcaTTGTGAATAAACAAATTTATTCCTATATATACTCAACTCAGAGTTTTAAGAAAACactaaatgatgtttttccaagaaatgtcattgcaagaacaataaatgagggAGATAAAATGCATTATAAAGGGTGATCTCCTCCTCAGCACTATCTATCTCAACACTCTGTTCTGATTTTTTCTCTCAATATTCTGGTCGTGTTTCTTCCTCCTTTTTGTTCCCTTTTGAACTCTGCTCCTCTCTTCATTTATAGGCCAGAAAGCTTGGTAATTTCTTCATGCATTTAAACAGCCCAACTGTATTTCTTCCATGTTTTCAACAATTGCAGCTGAGATGTGAAAAATTGTATGCGGTGCTTGCCATTCTTGACATCATATCTTCAAATTGCAACTTGAGAGGATTTGGTACTGTGCCATGGTTGCCATTTTCAACCGTAAATCTAGCACCAAGGTGTATATTCAACAGCATATCTCTAGATTAGCTTCAGATAGGTAGATAGCAAGGCACATGGTTGGCATGCTACTAAGGGCTTTTGtctctcttttctttatttttgtaTTCTCTTTTATTGCTTGGTCACGTTGTGcccctttctttctcttcttctataATACTTCAGGGATAAAAAAGCTGGttgaaatttgtttttgaaagcaTTTAATGAGATGCcaattttcaacacaaatttCTTCAACTTCACTTGATGTCCTCGACCACATTTCTTTAGTTTCCAAGCCAGTGCATGGCCTGCAAGAAAGATGGTGCGCATGCACCTAAAAACTTTTCAAAAATGATAGAAATTTGAATAAAATTAGTATAAGGGTAGGATAAAAAGGGTAGGATAAAATTAGGTGTTCACAATTGCCCCTCTTTACTTATTATTTTACATAGAAAATATGAACAATGTGTGTTTTCATATTGTCATGGCAAAATAAAAGTAAAGACATGAACTCTAATTTTATCCAATAGCAAAGAAGAGATTTATGTTCAACAAAAGATTAAACCTGGAGGGGGCACGAGGCCCTGTTGACAAATAAACTGGAGGGGGCAGAGCCCAACGAAAAATTAAACGTGGAGGGGCACGAGGCCCAACTGAAAGTAAACCTAGAGGGGCACAAGGCCAGCTGAAAAATAAACCTGGAGGGGCACATAGCCCAGCTGAAAAATAAACCTGGAGAGGCATATAGCCCAGCTGAAAAATAAACCTGGAGGGGCATGGGGCCCTGCTGAAAAATAAACTGGAGGGGCGTGGAGCCCTGCTGAAAAATAAACCTGGAGGGGCGTGGAGCCCTGCTGAAAAATAAACCTGGAGGGGCACGGAGCCCTACTGGAAATACCTGGAAGGGCAGAGAGCCCAATTGAAAAATAAACCTGGAGGGGCACGAGGCCCTGCTGGAAATACCTGGAAGGGCACAGAGCCCAATTGAAAAATAAACCTAGAGGGGCACGGGGCCCTGCTGAAAATTAAACCTGGAGGGGCGTGGAGCCCTACTGAAAAATAAACCTGGAGGGGCACGGAGCCCTGCTGGAAATTAAACCTGGAGGGGCGCGGAGCCCAGCTGGAAATTAAACCTGGTGAGGGCATGGAGCCCTGCTGAAGATAATCCTGGTGGGGCACAAAGCCTTGCTGAAAAATAAACCTGGAGGGGCACAAAACCCTGCTGAAAATTAAACCTGGTGGGGCATGGAGCCCTGTTGAAAAATAAGCCTAGAAGGGCACAAGGCTCTGTGGAAAAATGAGACAGGCCGGACTCGAGGCTCTGAATTTGAGGATGATTTGTTGATGCAAAATGGTTGATGGGTTAATGGATGTAATGATATGGAGATGTAATGATGCAAATGATGCAAAACTTTATAAATTTGGGATgatctgtttttgtttttgtttttgtttttttgttttttttttgtgtgaattGTGATTCTTGTGACATCGGATGCCCCAGGATCCAAGGATGAGCTAGAACACGTCTTGATCCGCCTTCTGCTTTGTCTTGTAAGATATGCACTCCAAGTTAGGGTACCTTTTTAGCATGGTGCAGGTGACTCGTCATGAGATATAGCAGTGATCTTGACCATATTCATTAGGTGCTTTGCCAAATTTACCAGGATTCGTGGGTCAACATGCCAAAAGTAATTGTAAaagaattttcaaataaaaaacaagCTTCCCTTTAACGCATGCTCTCAATAAGATGCAAAATGAAACCAATAGTATCAAGAAGAACACACGACATCGTATTAAAAGGGGTCATATTTACATACACAACTCGCTCATGAAGAAAATGTGTTCATATAGAGCAAAATGTAGTGGATATATAGAAAGTGTACAAAAGGATTAGCATAAGAAAAAGGATGGTCAAGCATTCAAAGGGATGCCCTCTTAGATGAACAATGCTAGCTTCACTTAATCATGATTTTGAATACCCATTAACCAGCAAGATTTCCCCCATTTCATTTGATCCTCTGAAGCTTGAAGTGACTATGCAGAGACCTCATCTAACGACTTGAGAATTCAACAACCTCAAATTGCCCAAGTCTGAGCATTAATTTTCCATGAGTTCTTCCTTGAGCAGACTCAACCACCTAGGCCGCCTTCTCAGGTTTTCAACCTAGTGTACTTGTATGCCTTTTGTTTGACCTTAATTTTTGCCTGGGTCGCTCGTTCGAGTTTTCAACCCACCAGGTCGCTCTAATTTTTGCCTAGACCGCCTTTTCAGGTTTTCGATCTAGCGAGCTTTTtagttttttcaaatttttttctaggCATAGTACTTCTTGACCGAATCACAGTTGATGGGGTGAGACAGGTCTTCGCCGTCCATGTTAGTGAGGACCAGAGCGCCTCCTGAGAATGCCCTTTTTACAACATAAGGCCCTTCATAGTTTGGGGTCCATTTTCCACGATGATCCTTTTGAGTGGGCAAGATCTTCTTGAGGACTAAGTCTCCTTCTTGAAATTCTCGGGGGCGGACCTTCTTCTCAAAGGCTCGCTTCATCCTCTGTTGGTATAGCTGACCATGGCACAATGCATTTAGTCTCTTTCCTTCGATGAGATTTAGCTGATCATACCGAGCTCGGACCCATTCCGCTTCTTCCAACTTAGCCTCCATTAACACTCTCAATGAAGGGATTTCAACTTCAACTGGGAGGACGACTTCCATTCCATACACCAAGGAGAACGGGGTTGCTCCGGTTGAAGTGCGCACTGAGGTGCGATATCCGTGCAAGGCAAAGGGGAGCATGTCATGCCAATCCTTGTAGGTAACCACCATTTTCTGGATGATCTTTTTGATGTTCTTATTAGCAGCCTCAACTGCCCCATTCATCTTTGGGCGATATGGGGAGGAATTATGATGTTGGATTTTGAAATTGTCGCACAACTCTTTCATCAAATTGTTGTTCAAATTAGTGCCATTATCAGTGATGATCTTACTTGGGAGCCCATATCGACAAATCAACTCTTTCTTGATGAATCTCACCACCACATTCCTTGTAACACTTGCATATGAGGCTGCTTCGACCCATTTGGTGAAATAGTCGATTGCCACCAAGATAAAACGATGCCCATTTGATGCTTTAGGTTCAATGGGTCCAATCACGTCCATGCCCCACATTGAGAATGGCCAAGGTGCTGTTAGAACATTCAGAAGCACCGGCGGAGCATTAATATTGTCGGCGTATGCCTGACATTTataacacttcttcacatgattAAAGCAATCTGTTTCCATAGTCAACCAGTAGTAGCCAGCTCTTAAGATCTTCTTTGCCATTGCATGCCCGTTCATGTGGGTTCCAAAAGAGCCTTCATGAATTTCATTGATAATTCTTTGTGCTTCTACTGCATCAACGCACCGGAGGAGAACAAGATCAAGATTTTTCTTATAGAGAACATCTCCATCAAGAAAGAAACTCGTTGCCAATCTCCTTAGGGTTCTTTTATCATTTTCTGAAGCGCTTGGAGGATATTCCCTGCTTTGGATATAGCTTTTGATGTCCTGATACCAAGGCTTTCCATCGGGTTCTTCCTCTATAGCTTGACAATATGCCGGTTGATCTCGACTTTGGATTTTTATGAGTAGTACTTCCCCTTCCCGACTTATCTCAAACATTGAGGACAAGGTAGCTAGGGCATCAGCCAGTTGATTCTCCTCACGAGGGACATGGTGGAGAGTAACTTCGTCGAACCGCTCCAACAACTCTTTGATGTGGGCTTGATAAGGGACTAACTTGGCATCACGAGTCTCCCATTCTCCCTTTAATTGATGGATAACTAGGGCTGAGTCACCATAAACCTTGAGAATCTTTACCTTAGATTCTATGGCTGCTTTGATTCCCATAGCACATGCTTCATACTCTGCTATGTTGTTGGTACAGTCGAAACACAACCTGGCCGTCATTGGAATGTATTGGTTCTCAGGAGAAATTAGGATGGCTCCAATTCCGTGCCCCATTGTGTTGGAAGCACCATCAAACAATATGATCCATTTATCTTGTTCTGAAGGGTTTTTCCCTTGAAAGAGTGCCATTATGTCTTCATCTGGGAAGTCGCATTGCATTGACTGATAATCATCCCCAGGCAGGTGAGCCAAGAAATCTGCGAGAGCACTGCCTTTGATTGCTTTTTGTGTGACATACACGATGTCGTATTCAGATAACAAAACTTGCCACCGGGCAATCCTTCCAGTAAGAGCGGGCTTTTCGAAAATGTACTTGATCGGGTCCATTTTAGACACCAGCCAAGTAGTGTGACTGAGCATGTATTATCTCAAACGGCGGACAACCCAAGCTAGAGCACAACATGTTCACTCTAACAGTGAGTATCTTGATTCACAGTCAGTAAACTTTTTGCTCAAGTAGTAGATAGCATGCTCTTTCCTTCCGGAACTATCATGTTGGCCTAGAACACAACCCATGGATTCGTCAAGTACTGTGAGATACATGATGAGAGGCCTACCTGCGACTGGTGGTACCAAGACTGGCGGATCTTGCAGGTACTGCTTTATTCTATCGAAAGCTTTTTGACACTCGTCGTTCCATTCTGTGGGTTGACTTTTGCGCAATAGCTTGAAGATTGGCTCACATGTGGCAGTTAATTGGGCTATGAATCGAGCTATGTAGTTTAATCTCCCAAGAAATCCACGAACTTCTTTTTCTGTGCGAGGAACTGGCATCTCTTGAATGGCTCGAACTTTGTTAGGGTCAACCTCTATCCCCTTCTGACTGACTATAAAGCCTAACAGATTTCTAGATTTCACGCCGAAAGTACATTTTGCAGGGTTTAGTCTCAGCCTGAACTTCCGCAAGCGTTCAAAGAGCTTCTGTAGATTAATGACATGGTCTTCTTCTGTCTTTGATTTTGCAATTATATCGTCTACATAAACTTCAATCTCCTTGTGCATCATATCATGAAATAAAGCCACCATGGCCCTTTGGTAGGTTGCACCAGCATTCTTTAACCCGAATGACATTACCTTATAGCAAAAGGTTCCCCACGGTGTAATGAATGTGGTCTTTTCTACATCTTCAGCAGCCATCTTGATTTGGTTGTATCCAGAG
This is a stretch of genomic DNA from Lotus japonicus ecotype B-129 chromosome 1, LjGifu_v1.2. It encodes these proteins:
- the LOC130732053 gene encoding egg cell-secreted protein 1.3-like; its protein translation is MKKQNKKQDLLSLSARLQTSGGGEVDCWGSMWELRSCSNEIVAFFINGEADIGPDCCDAVSVITRNCWPAMLTSLGFSAEEGYVLQGYCDAAASNPALAPHGASSSIIITT